The following is a genomic window from Parabacteroides johnsonii DSM 18315.
TTGGGCTCATAACCCAAAGGTCGTAAGTTCGAGTCTTGCCTCCGCAACTCAGTAAGCCTTCGGTTTTTCAGGATCGGAGGTTTTTTATTTTTACTTCCTCTAAAATTTATTAGTTCTATTTAAACCCGGCATGAACTCTCCGGCACATTTGTTGTTATTCTATATATGTATTAAAATCAGAAAAAGAAGCAGACTTAATAACATATATAAATATGGCCTATATAGATTATTACAAAATTCTGGGGGTAGACAAAGGCGCTTCGCAGGACGACGTCAAAAAGGCGTACAAAAAGCTTGCGCGAAAATACCATCCCGACTTGAACCCGAATGATCCGGACGCTCACCGCAAGTTTCAGGAAATAAATGAAGCCAATGAGGTACTCAGCGACCCGGAGAAACGGAAGAAATATGACCAGTACGGAGAAAACTGGAAACACGCTGACGAATTCGAAGCCCAACAACAGCAATATCGCCAATACCAGAATGGACAAGGCGGAGGAGCCTACTGGAGCAGCTCCGGTGACGGCAGCGAATTCTCCGACTTCTTCGAACAGATGTTCGGAGGCATGGGCAGCAGAGGCGGACGCAGCCACGGTTTCCGCGGACAGGACTACACGACAGAGTTGCAGGTCTCTTTGGCAGACGCTGCCCAAACACACAAGCAGATCATCACCGTAAACGGTAAGAACCTGCGTATCACCATCCCGGCCGGTATCGCCGACGGGCAGACCATCAAGCTGAGAGGACAGGGAGGACCGGGTGTAAACGGCGGACCGGCAGGTGATTTGTATATCACCTTCCACATCCCGGAAGACAGCCGGTTCAAACGGGTGGGTGATGATTTGTACGTCACCGCTCCTTTGAACCTGTACACCGCCATTCTCGGTGGCGAACAGATCATCGAGACAATGGACAGCAAAGTCAAACTCAAGGTCAAACCGGGAACCCAGAACAACACGAAGGTACGGTTGAAAGGAAAAGGATTCCCCATTTATAAGGAAGAAGGGAAGTTCGGTGACATGATAGTGACCTACTCCATCGACATCCCGACCAACTTGACGGACAAACAAAAAGAATTGTTCCGCGAAATACAAAGTCTTAATTAAAAAACGAGATTGTTATGCAAACAGATTTAATCATAGTCAGTGAATACTGCCGGATATGCCATATCGAACCATCGTTTCTCTACCTGCTACAGAAAGGTGGCCTGATAGAGATAGACACAGTAGAAGGAGAAAGCTACCTGCCTGCCTCCCAATTGTATGATGTAGAACGATATACGCGTATGTATTACGACCTATCCATCAATATCGAGGGGATCGATGCCATCCACCATTTGCTGGGCCGGGTGGAATCCCTGCAACAGGAAGTTAATCGGTTGAAAAGCAAATTAAGGCTATACGAAACAGAAAATCATGATTCGATTGAAGATTTATAAGCTGTCAAAATGCTGTTTCTTAAAGCTTGAGAACCGGGGTACAAGAATATTCAACAAACTATTTGTAAATAAATTTGGATTATAAGAATATTTTTGTACCTTTGCACTCGCAATCCAGAATGATTGCCACTATATCGCGGAGTGGAGCAGTGGTAGCTCGTTGGGCTCATAACCCAAAGGTCGTAAGTTCGAGTCTTGCCTCCGCAACCAGTAAAAGAGAATCAAGCAATTGGTTCTCTTTTTTATTTATCTTT
Proteins encoded in this region:
- a CDS encoding DnaJ C-terminal domain-containing protein; protein product: MAYIDYYKILGVDKGASQDDVKKAYKKLARKYHPDLNPNDPDAHRKFQEINEANEVLSDPEKRKKYDQYGENWKHADEFEAQQQQYRQYQNGQGGGAYWSSSGDGSEFSDFFEQMFGGMGSRGGRSHGFRGQDYTTELQVSLADAAQTHKQIITVNGKNLRITIPAGIADGQTIKLRGQGGPGVNGGPAGDLYITFHIPEDSRFKRVGDDLYVTAPLNLYTAILGGEQIIETMDSKVKLKVKPGTQNNTKVRLKGKGFPIYKEEGKFGDMIVTYSIDIPTNLTDKQKELFREIQSLN
- a CDS encoding chaperone modulator CbpM → MQTDLIIVSEYCRICHIEPSFLYLLQKGGLIEIDTVEGESYLPASQLYDVERYTRMYYDLSINIEGIDAIHHLLGRVESLQQEVNRLKSKLRLYETENHDSIEDL